The proteins below are encoded in one region of Micromonospora yangpuensis:
- a CDS encoding dihydrolipoyl dehydrogenase family protein, which translates to MAEPELVDVVVVGLGVGGDEVAGKLAEAGLSVVGIERDLVGGECPYWGCVPSKMMIRAANALAEARRVDGLAGTAQVRPDWSPVAKRIREEATDTWDDRVAVDRFVGRGGTFVRGSGRLDGPGRVRVGDRVFQARYGVVLGTGTRPSIPPLPGLADTPYWTNHQAIEVEELPASLLSLGGGAIGLELAQVFARFGVQVTVLERSERVLAVEEPESSEVAAAALRADGVTIETGVGAERVSHDGQHFTVHAAGGAEFTAERLLVVTGRRAHLAELGLDTVGMDPDQRYLPVDDRMRAGDGIWAVGDLTGEGAFTHIAMYQAAIVVADLLDHARRATAGPDPSGTASVVGGAVGAASGVPAAGGPASAGSGTAGSGTAASGAVGSGVAGSGAVGAGVGGPQGVARADYRALPRVTFTDPEIGAVGLTERQARERGLNVQVGFAELASSTRGWIHRGDGFIKLVADADRGVLVGATSAGPAGGEVLAGLVVAVHAAVPISQLRHMIYAYPTFHRAIETALHDLR; encoded by the coding sequence ATGGCTGAGCCGGAACTTGTGGACGTGGTCGTGGTCGGGCTGGGCGTGGGCGGCGACGAGGTCGCCGGCAAGCTCGCCGAGGCTGGCCTGAGCGTCGTCGGCATCGAACGCGATCTGGTCGGCGGGGAGTGCCCGTATTGGGGCTGCGTGCCGAGCAAGATGATGATCAGGGCGGCCAACGCGCTCGCCGAGGCCCGCCGGGTGGACGGGCTGGCCGGCACGGCGCAGGTGCGCCCGGACTGGTCCCCGGTGGCGAAGCGGATCCGCGAGGAGGCCACCGACACCTGGGACGACCGGGTCGCGGTGGACCGCTTCGTCGGCAGGGGCGGGACGTTCGTCCGGGGCAGTGGACGGCTCGACGGCCCCGGCCGGGTCCGGGTGGGCGACCGGGTGTTCCAGGCCCGGTACGGCGTCGTGCTCGGCACCGGCACCCGCCCCTCGATCCCGCCGCTTCCCGGGCTGGCCGACACCCCGTACTGGACGAACCACCAGGCGATCGAGGTCGAGGAGCTGCCGGCGAGCCTGCTCAGCCTCGGCGGTGGCGCGATCGGTCTGGAGCTGGCGCAGGTCTTCGCCCGGTTCGGCGTACAGGTGACGGTGCTGGAGCGGTCCGAGCGGGTGCTCGCGGTCGAGGAGCCGGAGTCCTCCGAGGTGGCCGCGGCGGCCCTGCGCGCCGACGGCGTGACGATCGAGACCGGGGTCGGGGCCGAACGGGTCAGCCACGACGGTCAGCACTTCACCGTGCACGCCGCCGGTGGCGCGGAGTTCACCGCCGAGCGGCTGCTGGTGGTCACCGGGCGGCGGGCCCACCTGGCGGAGTTGGGCCTGGACACCGTCGGGATGGACCCCGACCAGCGGTACCTGCCGGTCGACGACCGGATGCGCGCCGGGGACGGGATCTGGGCCGTCGGTGACCTGACCGGCGAGGGCGCGTTCACCCACATCGCCATGTACCAGGCGGCCATCGTCGTCGCCGACCTGCTCGACCACGCCCGCCGGGCCACCGCCGGCCCCGACCCCAGCGGTACGGCCAGCGTGGTCGGCGGCGCGGTCGGCGCGGCCAGCGGGGTCCCGGCCGCCGGTGGGCCGGCCTCAGCCGGGTCGGGTACGGCCGGGTCGGGTACGGCCGCGTCGGGTGCGGTCGGGTCGGGTGTGGCCGGGTCGGGTGCGGTCGGGGCGGGGGTCGGCGGGCCGCAGGGCGTGGCGCGGGCCGACTACCGGGCGCTGCCCCGGGTCACCTTCACCGACCCGGAGATCGGCGCGGTCGGGCTCACCGAACGGCAGGCCCGCGAACGCGGCCTCAACGTGCAGGTCGGCTTCGCCGAGTTGGCCTCGTCGACCCGGGGCTGGATCCACCGGGGCGATGGCTTCATCAAGCTGGTCGCCGACGCCGACCGGGGCGTGCTGGTCGGGGCCACCTCGGCCGGTCCGGCCGGCGGCGAGGTGCTCGCCGGGTTGGTCGTGGCGGTGCACGCGGCCGTCCCGATCAGCCAACTCCGGCACATGATCTACGCGTACCCGACCTTCCACCGGGCCATCGAGACCGCCCTGCACGACCTGAGGTGA
- a CDS encoding Uma2 family endonuclease, translated as MSAETVGRYMPAVVTLGDLAAMNAADPNGHRYETSPEGVLSVMPPPDSEHAMIASRVFAWLIMAGWPAEQVLQAAGIRITGPAGDGGRIPDLTVWRKPPPRGVWSATDGLLAVVEIVSPGSEAMYSVTKVREYASAGIGQYWVVERDSRQTVTLHRLVGDAYQEQARMPLSWLLQTAPGEHLDTP; from the coding sequence ATGAGCGCGGAGACCGTGGGCCGGTACATGCCTGCCGTCGTGACGCTCGGTGACCTCGCGGCGATGAACGCCGCCGACCCGAACGGCCACCGGTACGAGACCAGCCCTGAGGGAGTCCTCTCGGTCATGCCGCCGCCCGACTCCGAGCACGCCATGATCGCCAGTCGGGTCTTCGCCTGGCTGATCATGGCGGGTTGGCCGGCAGAGCAGGTGCTCCAGGCTGCCGGCATCCGCATCACCGGGCCCGCAGGTGACGGCGGCCGCATTCCTGACCTCACCGTGTGGCGCAAGCCGCCACCGCGTGGAGTCTGGTCGGCGACGGACGGTCTGTTGGCGGTGGTCGAGATCGTCTCGCCCGGTTCTGAGGCGATGTACTCGGTCACCAAGGTCCGGGAGTACGCCTCGGCCGGCATCGGACAGTACTGGGTGGTGGAGCGGGACAGCCGACAGACCGTCACCCTGCACCGGCTGGTCGGTGACGCTTACCAGGAGCAGGCCCGGATGCCACTGTCCTGGCTGCTCCAGACGGCACCCGGCGAACACCTCGACACTCCCTGA
- a CDS encoding LysM peptidoglycan-binding domain-containing protein, translating into MTAPRGTAVRRTGQVLTGLGALTVLGAVLVGGPLALVALAGNPLPDHLPTLAEVGSTLTSRDDGQLFLRALALVGWFGWATFAFSVLVELVAQTFRRPAPKLPGMRRQQKAAAALVGSIALIIAASPAATAATTLAGPYPAASSPASVTQVGPERAGYPDSGVGGSVRLAGLDRTAQLAGADRTAEVDAPVYRVARGDYLGTVAERYLDDFGDYREVAKLNRLRDPDRIRPGQLLKLPTTADDQGSRAHASGRLVARPAEAAPPGHDAPAQPPTAPGGPASTAPGAEASPPSAEQPAPVVPPSTDHTSGSPVMAVGASRASDGDGVNRPLAVSAVLAVASIVGAQIGAVLGLRRRPAAPRPPAPHPGLTNPSGRHRRD; encoded by the coding sequence ATGACAGCTCCGCGTGGCACCGCCGTACGACGAACGGGACAGGTCCTCACCGGACTCGGCGCGCTGACCGTGCTCGGCGCGGTGCTGGTCGGCGGGCCGTTGGCGCTCGTCGCCCTGGCCGGCAATCCCCTCCCCGACCACCTGCCCACCCTCGCCGAGGTCGGCAGCACCCTCACCAGCCGTGACGACGGGCAGCTCTTCCTGCGGGCGTTGGCCCTGGTGGGCTGGTTCGGCTGGGCGACGTTCGCCTTCTCCGTACTGGTGGAGCTGGTGGCGCAGACCTTCCGCCGGCCGGCGCCCAAGCTGCCCGGGATGCGCCGCCAGCAGAAGGCCGCCGCCGCGCTGGTCGGCTCGATCGCCCTGATCATCGCGGCCAGCCCGGCAGCGACCGCGGCGACCACCCTGGCCGGTCCGTACCCGGCGGCCAGCTCGCCCGCCAGCGTCACGCAGGTCGGGCCGGAACGTGCGGGGTACCCGGACTCCGGCGTGGGCGGGTCGGTCCGACTGGCCGGCCTGGACCGCACGGCGCAGTTGGCCGGCGCGGACCGCACGGCCGAGGTCGACGCGCCGGTGTACCGGGTGGCCAGGGGCGACTACCTGGGCACGGTGGCCGAGCGGTACCTGGACGACTTCGGCGACTACCGCGAGGTGGCGAAGCTGAACCGGCTGCGCGACCCGGACCGGATCCGGCCCGGCCAGTTGCTGAAGCTGCCCACCACCGCCGACGACCAGGGCTCCCGGGCGCACGCGAGTGGCCGGCTGGTGGCCCGGCCGGCCGAGGCGGCCCCGCCCGGTCACGACGCCCCGGCGCAGCCACCCACCGCCCCCGGCGGCCCGGCCTCGACCGCCCCCGGTGCGGAGGCCTCCCCACCGTCGGCCGAGCAGCCCGCGCCGGTGGTCCCGCCGTCGACCGACCACACCTCCGGCTCGCCGGTGATGGCGGTCGGGGCGTCCCGCGCGTCCGACGGCGACGGGGTGAACCGGCCGCTAGCGGTCTCCGCGGTCCTCGCCGTGGCCAGCATCGTCGGCGCGCAGATCGGTGCCGTACTCGGCCTGCGCCGCCGGCCGGCGGCACCCCGACCACCCGCGCCCCACCCCGGCCTCACCAACCCCAGCGGCCGCCACCGCCGCGACTGA
- the idi gene encoding isopentenyl-diphosphate Delta-isomerase — MTSREGHLVELVDDAGQAIGEETVSTAHEPPGRLHRAFSVLLTDPAGQVLLQRRAEVKTRFPLRWANSCCGHPLPGESLVEAANRRLGEELGVEPVELTEIGVYVYYAEDPLTGRVEFEYDHVLRGSLPAGVTPRPDPAEVAELRWADPATVAADLDVDPRSYAPWLGGVLDRLLRPTEPSGGR, encoded by the coding sequence ATGACGTCCCGGGAGGGACACCTGGTCGAGCTGGTCGACGACGCCGGCCAGGCGATCGGCGAGGAGACCGTGTCGACCGCCCACGAGCCGCCGGGCCGGCTGCACCGGGCCTTCTCGGTGCTGCTGACCGATCCGGCCGGACAGGTGCTGCTGCAACGCCGCGCCGAGGTCAAGACCCGTTTTCCGTTGCGCTGGGCGAACTCCTGCTGCGGCCACCCACTGCCGGGTGAGTCACTTGTCGAGGCCGCCAACCGCCGGCTCGGCGAGGAGCTGGGCGTCGAGCCGGTCGAGCTGACCGAGATCGGCGTGTACGTCTACTACGCCGAGGACCCGCTCACCGGCCGGGTCGAGTTCGAGTACGACCACGTGCTGCGGGGCAGCCTGCCGGCGGGGGTGACGCCCCGACCGGACCCGGCCGAGGTGGCCGAGCTGCGCTGGGCGGACCCGGCAACCGTCGCGGCCGACCTGGACGTCGACCCCCGGTCGTACGCGCCCTGGCTGGGCGGCGTGCTCGACCGGCTGCTCCGGCCCACGGAGCCGTCGGGTGGCCGATGA
- a CDS encoding MerR family transcriptional regulator, with product MADEALSAGAVARRLGVAVTTLRTWHQRYGLGPSHHVPGHHRRYTPDDLARLEIMRRLTTEGVSPAEAARWARQAPEPGQHVNGGQPRLRRDGGGTAIPVGRAGPAARGLARAAMRLDPVAISLAITQSLAANGVIATWEGLLRPVLAGIGERHAATAGLIDVEHLVSRCVSESFATVVRAGTVTGPARILLSCADEEQHTLPLEALAAALSEAGVAYRMLGARVPPAALVEAVNRTGPAGVVVWSHTRATADPRQLTALLAVPRRPLLVLAAGPGWRADTLPAGVVRPIDLAEAVSLASAVRDSLEQSTAD from the coding sequence GTGGCCGATGAGGCGCTGAGCGCGGGCGCGGTGGCCCGTCGGCTGGGGGTCGCGGTCACCACGTTGCGCACCTGGCACCAGCGGTACGGGCTCGGGCCCAGCCACCACGTGCCGGGGCACCACCGCCGGTACACCCCGGACGACCTGGCCCGTCTGGAGATCATGCGCCGGCTGACCACCGAGGGGGTCAGTCCGGCCGAGGCGGCCCGCTGGGCCCGGCAGGCACCCGAGCCGGGCCAGCACGTCAACGGTGGCCAGCCGCGCCTGCGCCGCGACGGTGGTGGCACCGCGATCCCGGTCGGCCGGGCCGGGCCGGCCGCCCGGGGCCTGGCCCGCGCCGCCATGCGGCTGGACCCGGTGGCGATCAGTCTGGCGATCACCCAGTCGCTGGCCGCCAACGGGGTGATCGCCACCTGGGAGGGGCTGCTGCGACCGGTACTGGCCGGCATCGGTGAGCGGCACGCCGCCACCGCCGGGTTGATCGACGTGGAACACCTGGTCTCCCGCTGCGTCTCGGAGTCCTTCGCCACGGTCGTCCGGGCCGGCACGGTCACCGGGCCGGCCCGGATCCTGCTCTCCTGCGCCGACGAGGAACAGCACACCCTGCCACTGGAGGCGCTGGCCGCCGCGCTCAGCGAGGCCGGGGTGGCGTACCGGATGCTCGGTGCCCGGGTGCCCCCGGCGGCGCTGGTGGAGGCGGTCAACCGCACCGGCCCGGCCGGCGTGGTGGTCTGGTCGCACACCCGGGCCACCGCCGACCCGCGCCAGCTCACCGCCCTGCTCGCGGTGCCCCGCCGACCGTTGCTGGTGCTGGCCGCCGGGCCGGGTTGGCGGGCCGACACGCTGCCCGCCGGGGTGGTCCGCCCGATCGACCTGGCCGAGGCGGTCTCGCTCGCCAGCGCCGTACGGGACTCCCTGGAACAGTCGACGGCGGACTGA
- a CDS encoding phytoene/squalene synthase family protein — protein MDIDLTAAYDRCRELHRRHGRTYYLATRLLPAWKRRHVHALYGFTRYADEIVDRTEDLPPAERAARLDDWAGRFLAGLHGEPVDDPLLPAVLHTIAVFDLDRDDFASFLKSMAMDLTVTSYRTYDALLDYMEGSAAVIGTMMLPILGSSDPAAAREPARQLGFAFQLTNFIRDVGEDLDRGRTYLPDEDLAAFGVTRDDLLAARDRGAGTEAIRELIRYEVRRAQAHYVAAADGITLLDPASQACMRTAYALYGGILDEVAGQDHDVFVRRATVPQRRRMSVAARSLLTPTGTPVVVPGPDLAGPLAEADAVPAPRPVGG, from the coding sequence GTGGACATCGACCTCACCGCTGCCTATGACCGCTGTCGTGAGCTGCACAGACGGCATGGCCGCACCTACTATCTCGCCACCCGCCTGCTGCCCGCATGGAAACGGCGGCATGTGCACGCCCTGTACGGCTTCACCAGGTACGCCGACGAGATCGTCGACCGCACCGAGGACCTGCCCCCGGCCGAGCGGGCCGCCCGCCTCGACGACTGGGCCGGCCGGTTCCTCGCCGGACTGCACGGCGAGCCGGTCGACGACCCGCTGCTGCCCGCCGTGCTGCACACCATCGCCGTCTTCGACCTGGACCGGGACGACTTTGCGTCGTTTCTCAAGAGCATGGCGATGGACCTGACCGTCACCTCGTACCGCACCTACGACGCCCTGCTCGACTACATGGAGGGCTCGGCGGCGGTGATCGGCACCATGATGCTGCCGATCCTGGGCAGCTCCGATCCGGCGGCGGCCCGCGAGCCGGCCCGCCAGCTCGGCTTCGCCTTCCAGCTCACCAACTTCATCCGGGACGTCGGCGAGGACCTGGACCGGGGGCGCACCTACCTGCCCGACGAGGACCTGGCCGCCTTCGGCGTCACCCGCGACGACCTGCTCGCCGCCCGCGACCGGGGTGCCGGCACCGAGGCGATCCGCGAACTGATCCGGTACGAGGTACGCCGGGCCCAGGCGCACTACGTGGCCGCCGCTGACGGGATCACCCTGCTCGACCCCGCCTCACAGGCCTGCATGCGCACCGCCTACGCCCTCTACGGCGGCATCCTCGACGAGGTGGCCGGCCAGGACCACGACGTCTTCGTCCGGCGGGCCACCGTGCCGCAGCGTCGCCGGATGTCGGTGGCCGCCCGTTCCCTGCTCACCCCCACCGGCACCCCCGTGGTGGTCCCCGGCCCCGACCTGGCCGGGCCGCTGGCCGAGGCGGACGCCGTGCCGGCACCCCGACCGGTGGGCGGCTGA
- a CDS encoding polyprenyl synthetase family protein produces the protein MANDAVAENDLRLTADRPTEGDDPVGAVLAAYTRDLVEAVDHTLAAFLSDEVESLRAIDAAMGGFAATARECVLSGGKRVRPTFAYWGWRGVAGGDTPLPAVLPALAALELLHTFALVHDDVMDASATRRGRPTAHRALAAQHVAAGRRGDPDRFGDSVAVLVGDLCLVWADRLLARAAVGADRLLDVRRCYDQMRVETIAGQYLDVLGESDAANWSVDRALRVARYKTASYTVQRPMLFGACLAGVGPDEPLGVAYTRYGLAVGEAFQLRDDLLGVYGDPARTGKPAGDDLRTGKPTALLMLARQAADPAQRRALDRAGGATDEREIADLAEVVATTGAVDRIEQMIADRVSEALAALDLAPIDETARTALVGLATAATRRQA, from the coding sequence ATGGCCAACGACGCAGTAGCGGAAAATGACCTCCGCCTGACGGCGGACCGGCCGACCGAGGGCGACGATCCGGTGGGCGCGGTGCTCGCCGCGTACACGCGGGACCTGGTCGAGGCGGTGGACCACACCCTGGCCGCCTTCCTCTCCGACGAGGTCGAATCGCTGCGGGCTATCGACGCAGCCATGGGCGGCTTCGCGGCGACCGCGCGGGAGTGCGTGCTCTCCGGCGGCAAGCGGGTCCGTCCGACCTTCGCCTACTGGGGCTGGCGCGGCGTGGCCGGCGGGGACACTCCGCTGCCGGCGGTGCTGCCCGCGCTGGCCGCCCTGGAGCTGCTGCACACCTTCGCCCTGGTCCACGACGACGTGATGGACGCCTCGGCGACCCGCCGGGGGCGGCCGACCGCCCACCGGGCGCTGGCCGCGCAGCACGTCGCCGCCGGTCGGCGCGGCGACCCCGACCGGTTCGGCGACTCGGTCGCGGTGCTCGTCGGTGACCTCTGCCTGGTCTGGGCCGACCGGTTGCTCGCGCGGGCCGCCGTCGGCGCGGACCGGCTGCTCGACGTGCGACGCTGCTACGACCAGATGCGGGTCGAGACGATCGCGGGGCAGTACCTCGACGTGCTCGGTGAGAGCGACGCGGCGAACTGGTCGGTGGACCGGGCGCTGCGGGTGGCCCGGTACAAGACCGCCAGCTACACCGTGCAACGGCCGATGCTCTTCGGGGCCTGCCTGGCCGGTGTCGGCCCGGACGAGCCGCTGGGTGTCGCGTACACCCGCTACGGCCTGGCCGTGGGCGAGGCGTTCCAGCTCCGCGACGACCTGCTCGGCGTCTACGGTGACCCGGCGCGGACCGGCAAGCCGGCCGGTGACGACCTGCGCACCGGTAAGCCCACCGCGCTGCTGATGTTGGCCCGCCAGGCCGCCGATCCGGCGCAGCGGCGGGCCCTGGACCGCGCCGGTGGTGCCACCGACGAGCGGGAGATCGCCGACCTCGCCGAGGTGGTGGCCACCACCGGGGCGGTGGACCGGATCGAGCAGATGATCGCCGACCGGGTGTCCGAGGCGCTGGCCGCGCTGGACCTCGCACCGATCGACGAGACGGCGCGTACCGCGCTTGTCGGTCTGGCCACGGCCGCCACCCGGCGGCAGGCATGA
- a CDS encoding DUF2231 domain-containing protein: protein MRAFLTKIEQARALDRVGDRVQRVVESTLRPQRVRDLLHGVWLGHPLHPAMVQVPVGAWISAAVVDLLPGQRRAATALVGLGTVSAVPAAVAGFNDWAALSRDQRRVGLVHAAANVVGLALYSGSLAARLTGRHGTGRALSYLGLGAVSAGAYLGGHLAYTQGAQVNQSVSELHRISEGWHPLGELAALPDRELLTREVDDVSVILYRHGDEVTVMLERCPHQSGPLGEGEVQQIDGHACVVCPWHGSAFRLNGGEVVHGPSGNDQQTLPTRVVEGVLETRLP from the coding sequence GTGCGAGCATTCCTGACGAAGATCGAGCAGGCCAGGGCGTTGGACCGGGTGGGCGACCGGGTGCAGCGTGTCGTCGAGTCCACCCTGCGCCCGCAGCGGGTCCGTGACCTGCTGCACGGCGTCTGGCTGGGTCATCCGCTGCATCCGGCGATGGTGCAGGTGCCGGTGGGGGCCTGGATCAGCGCCGCCGTGGTCGACCTGCTGCCGGGGCAGCGCCGCGCAGCCACCGCGCTGGTCGGCCTGGGCACCGTCAGTGCGGTGCCGGCGGCGGTCGCCGGCTTCAACGACTGGGCGGCCCTCTCCCGCGACCAGCGTCGGGTGGGCCTGGTGCACGCCGCCGCCAATGTGGTCGGCCTGGCCCTCTACTCGGGGTCGTTGGCCGCCCGGCTGACCGGCCGGCACGGTACCGGCCGGGCCCTGAGCTACCTGGGGTTGGGCGCGGTCAGCGCCGGGGCGTACCTCGGTGGGCACCTGGCCTACACGCAGGGCGCACAGGTCAACCAGAGCGTCTCGGAGCTGCACCGGATCAGCGAGGGGTGGCACCCACTGGGCGAGCTGGCCGCGCTGCCGGACCGCGAGCTGCTCACCCGGGAGGTCGACGACGTCTCGGTGATCCTCTACCGGCACGGCGACGAGGTCACCGTCATGCTGGAGCGCTGTCCGCACCAGAGCGGCCCGCTCGGTGAGGGTGAGGTCCAGCAGATCGACGGGCATGCCTGCGTCGTCTGTCCCTGGCACGGCAGCGCCTTCCGGCTCAACGGCGGCGAGGTGGTGCACGGCCCGTCCGGCAACGACCAGCAGACCCTGCCGACCCGGGTGGTCGAGGGCGTCCTGGAGACCCGCCTGCCCTGA
- the crtI gene encoding phytoene desaturase family protein, translating into MRTVNGRTDRVVVVGAGLGGLACALHLAGSGRQVTVVEREPVPGGRAGRLSVDGYEFDTGPTVLTMPDLIAEALDAVGEQLSDWVELMPLDPAYRAYYPDGSTLDVITDTTRMAAEISRVCGPREADGYLRFVDYARRLWQLERADFIERNLDAPTDLLTGNLLKLLASGAFRRLQTKINQFFRDPRTQRIFSFQAMYAGLAPHDALAIYTVIAYLDSVAGVYFPRGGIHAVSRGMAGAAEKHGVQFRYDTTVTRVETAHGRATGVTTADGEFIPADVVVLNPDLPVAYRDLLPPTRTRRLTYSPSCVVLHVGSRQGYRKIAHHNIHFGRPWKGTFDEVIRRGELMSDPSLLVTNPSRTDPSVAPAGGHTYYVLAPVPNLEKAPFDWPGDLTRRYSDQLIDTLEQRGYVGFGDGVEVLRAITPAQWAEQGMAAGTPFAAAHSLFQTGPFRPSNLHRTLSNVVFVGSGTQPGVGVPMVLISGKLAAARVTGGAS; encoded by the coding sequence GTGCGGACGGTGAACGGACGGACAGACCGGGTGGTGGTCGTCGGCGCCGGTCTGGGTGGGTTGGCCTGTGCGCTGCACCTGGCCGGCAGCGGCCGGCAGGTGACCGTGGTCGAGCGGGAACCGGTGCCGGGCGGGCGGGCCGGGCGGCTCAGCGTCGACGGGTACGAGTTCGACACCGGTCCGACCGTGCTCACCATGCCGGACCTGATAGCCGAGGCCCTCGACGCGGTGGGTGAGCAGCTCTCCGACTGGGTCGAGCTGATGCCGCTGGACCCGGCGTACCGGGCGTACTACCCGGACGGCTCCACGCTGGACGTGATCACCGACACCACCCGGATGGCCGCCGAGATCTCCCGGGTGTGTGGTCCCCGGGAGGCCGACGGCTACCTGCGGTTCGTCGACTACGCCCGGCGGCTGTGGCAGTTGGAGCGGGCCGACTTCATCGAGCGCAACCTGGACGCCCCGACCGACCTGCTCACCGGCAACCTGCTGAAGCTGCTCGCCTCGGGCGCGTTCCGCCGACTCCAGACCAAGATCAACCAGTTCTTCCGGGACCCCCGTACCCAGCGGATCTTCTCCTTCCAGGCGATGTACGCCGGACTGGCACCACACGACGCGCTGGCCATCTACACGGTCATCGCGTACCTGGACTCGGTGGCCGGGGTCTACTTCCCGCGCGGCGGCATCCACGCGGTCTCCCGGGGCATGGCCGGCGCCGCCGAGAAGCACGGCGTCCAGTTCCGGTACGACACCACGGTGACCCGGGTGGAGACCGCCCACGGCCGGGCCACCGGCGTGACCACCGCCGACGGCGAGTTCATCCCGGCCGACGTGGTGGTGCTCAACCCCGACCTGCCGGTGGCCTACCGCGACCTGCTACCGCCGACCCGCACCCGCCGGCTCACCTACTCGCCCTCCTGCGTGGTGCTGCACGTCGGCTCCCGACAGGGCTACCGGAAGATCGCCCACCACAACATCCACTTCGGTCGGCCCTGGAAGGGCACCTTCGACGAGGTGATCCGGCGCGGCGAGCTGATGAGCGACCCGTCCCTGCTGGTCACCAACCCGAGCCGGACCGACCCGTCGGTCGCACCGGCCGGCGGGCACACCTACTACGTGCTCGCCCCGGTGCCGAACCTGGAGAAGGCCCCCTTCGACTGGCCCGGCGACCTCACCCGCCGCTACTCCGACCAGCTGATCGACACCCTGGAACAGCGCGGGTACGTCGGCTTCGGTGACGGCGTCGAGGTGCTCCGGGCGATCACCCCGGCCCAGTGGGCGGAGCAGGGCATGGCCGCCGGCACCCCGTTCGCCGCCGCGCACAGCCTCTTCCAGACCGGGCCGTTCCGCCCGTCCAACCTGCACCGCACACTGTCCAACGTGGTCTTCGTAGGATCGGGTACCCAGCCCGGTGTCGGTGTGCCGATGGTGCTCATCTCCGGCAAACTGGCTGCCGCCCGCGTCACCGGAGGTGCCTCATGA
- a CDS encoding cryptochrome/photolyase family protein produces the protein MRTAIVLFTRDLRVHDHPALATSCAAFDRVVPTFVLDPALADRSPNRTRFLRQSLADLRENLRGLGGDLVLRQGDPVTETIRLAGEVGAEAIAVSADVSRYARRRERRLRAECERHRLHLRLFPGLTVVDPGALRPGGGEHYKVFSPYFRAWQGAQWRTALARPERIELPTGVPVGRLPALPAGASPDAAAGGETVARRRLRDWLPNLGGYGDQHDDLAADDTSRLSPYLRFGCLSPLEVVERVADRADPFVRQVCWRDFYYQAAAAFPDLDRTAFRAGVTEDWRYDTDALDAWTEGRTGVPIVDAGMRQLHAEGWMHNRARLITAGHLTKQLRLDWRAGLAVFGHWLLDGDVPNNSGNWQWVAGTGHDTRPYRGFNPIRQAHRYDPDGAYVRRWLPELAAIEGGAVHEPWRLPDAVRRTLDYPPPLPPPGPPPPWLR, from the coding sequence GTGCGTACCGCGATCGTGTTGTTCACCCGCGACCTGCGGGTGCACGACCACCCGGCGCTGGCCACCAGCTGCGCGGCCTTCGACCGGGTGGTGCCGACCTTCGTGCTGGACCCGGCGTTGGCCGACCGGTCACCGAACCGGACCCGCTTCCTGCGCCAGAGCCTCGCCGACCTCCGCGAGAACCTGCGCGGACTCGGCGGTGACCTGGTGCTGCGGCAGGGCGACCCGGTGACCGAGACGATCAGGCTGGCCGGTGAGGTGGGCGCCGAGGCGATCGCGGTCTCCGCCGACGTCAGCCGGTACGCCCGCCGCCGCGAACGCCGGCTGCGCGCCGAGTGCGAACGGCACCGCCTGCACCTGCGTCTCTTCCCCGGGCTGACCGTGGTCGACCCGGGCGCGCTGCGCCCCGGCGGTGGCGAACACTACAAGGTGTTCAGCCCGTACTTCCGGGCCTGGCAGGGCGCGCAGTGGCGGACCGCGCTCGCCCGGCCGGAGCGGATCGAGCTGCCGACCGGGGTGCCGGTGGGGCGGCTGCCCGCCCTGCCCGCCGGTGCGTCACCGGACGCCGCCGCCGGGGGCGAGACCGTCGCCCGCCGCCGGCTGCGCGACTGGCTGCCCAACCTCGGCGGGTACGGCGACCAGCACGACGACCTGGCCGCCGACGACACCTCCCGGCTCAGCCCGTACCTGCGGTTCGGGTGTCTGTCCCCCCTGGAGGTGGTCGAGCGGGTGGCCGACCGCGCCGACCCGTTCGTCCGGCAGGTCTGCTGGCGGGACTTCTACTACCAGGCCGCCGCCGCCTTCCCCGACCTGGACCGCACCGCCTTCCGCGCCGGCGTCACCGAGGACTGGCGGTACGACACCGACGCGCTGGACGCCTGGACCGAGGGCCGGACCGGAGTGCCGATCGTGGACGCCGGGATGCGGCAGCTGCACGCCGAAGGATGGATGCACAATCGGGCCCGGCTGATCACCGCCGGCCACCTGACCAAGCAGCTCCGGCTGGACTGGCGGGCCGGGTTGGCGGTCTTCGGGCATTGGCTGCTCGACGGCGACGTGCCCAACAACTCAGGCAACTGGCAGTGGGTGGCCGGCACCGGCCACGACACCCGCCCGTACCGGGGGTTCAACCCGATCCGCCAGGCGCACCGGTACGACCCCGACGGCGCGTACGTCCGACGCTGGCTGCCGGAGCTGGCGGCGATCGAGGGGGGTGCCGTGCACGAGCCGTGGCGGCTGCCCGACGCGGTACGCCGTACCCTCGACTACCCGCCGCCGCTGCCCCCACCGGGGCCACCCCCACCCTGGCTGCGTTGA